Within the Hevea brasiliensis isolate MT/VB/25A 57/8 chromosome 2, ASM3005281v1, whole genome shotgun sequence genome, the region CTGTGAGAGAATCTGATTTGGCGTCGCGAGGTGAACAAAGGAATCATTGGGATGATTACGTAATATACAGCCAGCAAAACGACATCGTCCTTTCCTACATTTGTCGATCCAATCGTCCTCACACCTCACGTActctattatttattattattaaaatggaAATCATACAGATGCCACGTAATGGCGGACCATTGTGCAGCTCAACAGCTAGTGTTGTTTGACATTTTCCGAGGTTTTTGCTTACTTAGGAGTTTTTATTAAGCTTGATCATTATCTAAGCAAGCAAATGGACGGCGTGGAGTGTGGAAACTGAAAAGAGAAGAGaggatttcttttattattattattattatcaatacAAGTCCAAGTAACATGCAATCCCCAAAATTTTGTTGACCCTAATCACCGACTACTGCCCATTTCTTTACATAATCGATTATGAATTTTGACGGAAAATGGGTTCTTGCAATTACCCCAAGCTCAGCACCTCAAATGATCTCTAAGCCCAATAACTCATTGAACCTTCTTTGCTGCCTGGCAAATTCAAGCCCAAGCTCTACGTTTCACATAACCTAACCATCCAGATGCCATCTTTTCTTATAGTCGAATTCTTCATTTCTCTGCCCTCGAGTCCTCTACCTTCACTATGCCTGTCGAGCATTCGATGGAATTCACAGCTCCAATTCATTAAAGTGGAACACTCTCATTAGAGCCTGTGCGCAGAGCTCTGGTAGACGGATAGTAAAGAACAAACTTTTTTGCTGTGTAAAAGAATGCTAGAGGAAGGAACTGTGTCGCCGGATAAGCAAACGTTCCCTTCGTTTTGAAGGCTTGCGCGTACTTGCTTGTATtggaaaggcagctgttagctgccacttattttgcatttatttagggcatttgtttaggaatttttaTCTACATATATGTTCTTATCTTTTATTATATGATTCTAATATAATTTTgatagtttagcttgattaggaacctatttgttagctgtcattttttatatatatctttgatttctggAGCAATAGAgatcagaattcttattccaaaatttcttagttcttttacattgtatcagagccatggctaatgaaaagaaaaatgagagttctgGATCAGGGAAGAAAACTTCTAGTTCTTACACACTGAATTCGAATGACAACCCAGGTAACTTGATTACCCAAGTTCAGTTGAAGGGCGAGAATTATGAAGAATGGGCGCGAGCTATGCGGACTGCATTGCGGGCCAAAAAGAAATATGGTTTTATTGATAGATCTGTCAAGCAACCAGCAGATGGCTCACTAGAACTCAAAGATTGGTGGACGGTTAACTCTATGCTGGTTTCTTGGGTGTTTAACACCATTGAACCGACGCTTCGCTCgaccatctctcacatggagaACGTAAAGGATCTGTGGGAGGATATTAAATAGAGGTTCTCGATTGGGAATGGCCCACGAATGCAGCAACTGAGATCGAATCTGGCGAATTGTAGACAGGAAGGTCAACCAATCGTGTCCTATTTCAGAAGACTCAAAACGTTATGGGATGAAATAAACAACTATGATCAGATACCAGTGTGTATCTGTACAGGCTGCAGATGCAATCTTACCATTGAATTGGAAAGAAAGCGTGAAGAAGAGAGAGTTCATCAGTTTTTGATGGGCTTGGATGAAGAAGGATACGGAACAGAGCGCTCTAATATTTTGAGCACTAAACCCTTGCCCAATTTGAATCGTGCCTATGCTATGGTTGTTCAGCAAGAGCGGGTGTAAACTATGACACAAACCAAGGAAGAAAGAGGCAATCCTATGAGTTTTGCAATTCGAGTAGGTAGTCGAAATTCAGGAGGAGATAAAGACAAATCCTCAATTTATTCTAATTGCAACTGAGAGGGACATGATGCTGAAAGTTATTTCCAGCTGATAGGTTATCCAGAATGGTGAGGTAATAGACCACGTGGAACTTCTGCTGGACGAGGAGGTGGCCAAAAGCATGGCAATGGAGCAGGACGTAGCAAGGGAGGAGTTGCTCGTACCAATGCCACACAAGCAACTGGAGTTGATGGTAGGCGTGGAATTGTGACAGATTCAGATCGAAAGGGTCTTAGTGGATTAAATGAAGAGCAGTGGGCTGCTTTGCTGGGCATGTTGAATTCTTATCAGAATGGTGGCAATGAGAGGCTGACAGGTACTCAAAGGATATTTCCTTAGATTATTGACACAGGAGCTTCCCATCATATGACAGGAACCTTGGCATTTTTGAGTGAATTGCGTGATATTGTGCCATGCTCacctaatggagaaaagaccttggcgatgaaagaaggaactgtgttgcttggaggagacttgaaattgcaacgagtcctttatgtgccaaatttgaattgcaatctgatctctgtatcacaactacttaatgattcaaatttggttATTCAACTCACTAAAAAAATTTGTGCTATACAGGACCTAAATTCGAGGAACCTGATTGGAGCGGGTGAGCAACGCGAGGGGTCAGACTTTCAAGGGAGTGACATCGGtacatgcttgcaaggtaactgatgtggggtcttttgagctttggcataagagaatgggtcatccttcttataaGGTGGTAGAGTTAATTCCAGAAGCTGGTAGCATTGGtaggaaaactaataaaacttgtgaagtttgttttagagcaaagcaaacaagagagattttattttctagtgacaataaagctgatggttgttttgaattgatacattgtgatttgtggggaccttatagagtcccaacttcttgtggagcaatttacttcttaacaattattgatgattactctcatgCTATTTCGATATATTTGCTGAATGGAAAACAAGAAGTAGCTTGTGTTCTTaagaaatttgttgtgatggttaaacgccaatttgaaaaaaatgtgaaaattgtcagaagtgataacgtaagtgaatttatgtgcttgaaagaatattttgatgaacaagggatgttgcatcagacttcctgtgtaggaacaccttaacaaaatggccgagtggaaagaaaacatcgccatattcttaatgTGGCAAGAGCTTTGCGTTTCCAAACAAATTTACCCATAGAATTTTGGGGAAAATGTGTACTTGCAACCGGGTATTTGATTAATAGGACTCCATCTATGTTATTAAATGGTAAAACCCCATATGAGATGCTCTTTGGGAAAATACCTTCTTACAAACACGTTCGGGTTTTCGGTTGTTTGTGCGCATAATCTGAATCGGGATAAAGATAAATTTGGTAGTAGAAGTCGTAGGTGTGTTTTTGTTGGGTatccatttgaaaagaagggatggagattgtatgatttggaaactaaagaatactttgtatcaagagatgtggtattcgctgaaacagaatttctatatgcaaatgagaaaacaatgggtgatgaactcaataaaaatggagttgaggagttgggtgatgaagttgatggtttagagaacaacttgggaaaggagcatgatgaaagtgtgggtagagaaagtgaggtgaatcctaaaacggaagaattgatccatgaaaacagtgagggagtagatagaggtgaagttgttgaagagcaactaggtaggggacaaagggccaagcaacctagtgttcgtttgaaggattatatgacaaacgccatcaaaacaagcccctcggtatgctcaccttcccaatctgattcctcaggtacgccttactctatagcacattatgtgggttatgataaattctctgcacaacaccgatgttttttggcagccattactACAGGACATGAACCAAGCTCTTATGTAGAAGCAGTTAAGGATGAACGGTGGAGAGCGGCTATAAGAAAAGAAATACAGGCTTTAGAGGATAATGGTACGTGGACAGTTGAAAATCTGCCATTTGGGAAGAAAGCAATAGGAAGCAAGTgggtatacaaaattaaatataattctgaTGGAAGTGTTGAACGATACAAGGCACGGTTAGTGATATTGGAAAATAATCAAGTTGAAGGCATAGATTATCAGGAGACTTTTGCTCCTACAGCAAAAATGGTTACTGTGCGCACCTTTCTTGCCGTTGTGGCTGCAAAGAATTGGGAACTCCATCAGATGGATGTCCAAAATGCTTTCTTACACGGTGATTTGGAGGAAGAGGTTTACATGAAGATGCCGCTTGGATTTGCTTCTCAATCACCAGGGAAGGTTTGTAAACTCTGGAAATCTCTATACGGTTTGCGGCAAGCACCTAGATGTTGGTTTGAGAAATTGGCTGCATCTCTGAAAGCTTATGGATTTCAGCAATCATATTCAGATTACTCTTTGTTCACTTTTCGAGCTGGGACTGTTCAATTGAATGTgcttatttatgtggatgaccttattatctccagcaatgatgtttccgctatacaaaaattcaagaactatttAAGTCGTTGCTTTCATATGAAAGACTTGGGGAAGTTGAAATTTTTCTTAGGGATTGAAGTAGCCAGAAACTCGAATGGTATTTTCTTGTGTCAACATAAGTATGCGTTGGATGTAATTTCAGAAGTTGGATTACTGGGTTGCAAGCCGGCTAAAACTCCTCTTAAACAAAATCACAAGCTTGCTCTTACCGAGAGTGATGATGTAGATGACCCTGCTCAGTATAGGTGTCTGGTGGGACGACTTATTTATCTAACAATAACTCGGCCCGAGTTGTCTGATTGTATGCATATTCTTGCTCAGTTCATGCAACAACCGAAGAAAGGTCATTGGGAGGCCGCTGTTAGAGTTgtgcaaataaaattaaaataccaaaaatactcataaataataaaatttggggtgttacagtctGCTTACTGTGATTCCGATTGGGCTAGCTGTCCTTTAACGAGACGGTCTTTGACCggttattttgttcttttgggTGAATCCCCTATCTTGTGGAAGACTAAAAAGCAATAGACAGTGTCTCGCTCATCCGCTGAAGCTGAATATTGGTCTATGAGTACTGCAACTTGTGAACTTAAATGGTTGAAAGGATTATTGAATTCTCTTGGTGTGGCGCATactgaacctatgaatttgtattgtgatagtcaggcagctctgcatatagttgctaatcctgtctatcatgaacgtaccaagcatattgaagtggactgtcattttatccgtgataagatattgaatggtaacattcgaacagattatgtacgtagttcaatgcaacctacggatatcttcacaaaggcgttgggaaaggatcagtttgactttcttcttcgcaagttgggcattcgagatctctatgctccaacttgaggggggtaTTGGAAAAGCAGCTGTTAActgccacttattttgcatttatttaggacatttgtttaggaatttttgtaTACATACCTGTTCTTAtcttttgttgtatgattctaatacaattttggtagtttaacttgattaggaacctatttgttagctgtcattttttatttatatctttgatttctgggACAATAGAAATCAGAATTattattccaaaatttcttagttcttttacgGCTTGATTTATACAAAGGGAAAAAGCAAATGCCCAGGTGTTAAAACTTGGGTTCGAATCAGATGTTCAGTAACGTTTTGATTCATTCCTATGCTTCTTCCGGTTGTATGGAATCAGCACAGAATGTGTTTGATAAAATACAGGGGAGGAGTGTTGTTTCGTGGAATGCTATGATTGATGCGTTTGTTCATTATGGCGAGTTTGAAAATGCGTTGAAACTGTTTGTTCAattgcagatttttttttttgacccATATGGATATCCGTTTTAAATGCTATTGCTGTTCTGTGCATTATCTCATCATTATGTGTTGAGAAAGTTTGAGTAGTAAGAGATATCCTAACATCAaactaaaaaaaagtaaaaaggagAACGTTCATTCAAAACCCATGAGGCTACTTCACAGGCAGAATCAGTTGCACAAGCCCTGcaaagagcaaaaaaaaaaaaaaaaaagctttggaCCTGATCACAGCAAACCATCAAAACCATACATTTTTCACACGCAAATTGGTGCGACAAAAATTAATCAACAAAGCTATAAAGAAATCATGCTATAATTATGTTCCAAGTAGACTAATATTGTGCAGCACTATGATGGGGCAAGAAGCATCAACACTACATTGACCATCTGCAATTGCAACGACACTCCTGCAAATAGCTTCACTCCGCGAGACTGTTTTAACTTCTTGATGTCTAACCTCCATGGTTGGAAACGGTAGCTCCGTTTCCATAGGTTGTCTTTGTGCTTTCAACTAGATGATAAGAGGACTGAATAGAATGTACAAAAGATATGCTTGTGAAAACTTAACAAAACTGTAATGTCCATCCATTGTATCTCATAATTTGACTCCTTGTTTTGCAAAATCTCTGGCCACTGATACAGGAGAAGAAAATGTGTCAAGAAAAAGGTCCAACCCAAAAATGAGAGGAAGAACCATACTGTCTGAAATTGAAAATGAGAATTGAAAATCAAGAATAGTAAAATCTAAAGTGTATTATTGCATGTGAAGTAGATGACCAATTAGAtacaattaaaaatatatatcagAGATTAGATAGGACAAGTAATCTAATTTCACATTAAACATAAATCTCCTATTCATGAAGCACTATATAATGGTAAGGATTGAGGCCAAAGACGGTCCCTCTAAAGATTAGCTAACAGAAATCTTTAACAGATTTTGGTTCCGAAAGAATAATAATCATTTCGGCATGCCCTGTTCAACAATCATGTTTATATATGACATCGTCTCCCACCTTCCAGCACAaaagtgatatatatatatatatatatatatatatataagccccAAGTTAACCTTCTTGTGTTTACTGAATGCCAATGTTGCCATATATCCCAAAACTGAAGTAAATAAATAACCCATTCGGCAAAAGCACCCATTAATttgattgaactgaaatgatacaTTAGTCTATCCATAGATGTGCTTAAAACTAAGCCCATGCAAAAATGATGCAACCATTGCCCCAAAATGATCAAATAAGGATTGATAAATGCGTTCCTTAATTAAAACTCAGCCCCTGCAAAAATTGTTTGAACCACAGATACAGCTAGTGAAAATTCAAATTTCCAGTGCTTTGTGCTTAAAACTACAATTTACACCAAATCCATAATTAACAAATAAGCTTACTAGAGATAAAAACCAACACAACGATTATAAGAGCTACAAGTGTTCTTAACTCCATAGTTAATGTACAAGAACATATCAATATATAACTGGTTATAGGAATGGAGCAACGAAATTGAGAATGCCACTAAATCATACATGCACTTCACTTCCAAATACTGGACTTTGTTGTCTTTCAAAGCAGCCAGACAGAGCACAAAGATTCAGGTAAAAACATAGCAAGACACGATACCCATTAAGAGATTAATGCTAGTTACTCAACTATGCAACAAATTGTGAAAATCAGGAACTCAGGATATACGCACTAAATTGcagcaaaaaaaataaaaataaaaacaacaacaacaacaacaacaacaacttaCCTTTGGATGATGAGTGAAGTACAATAACATGCATATCGGCATTGTTTGGAGGAAGCTGCAATCGAAGTGGATAGAGCTTTCCATTCAAAGGACTACGAGAACATACAATAATATCCTGAAAACCCGTCTCTTCCCTTAATTTCTGAGTCAACTCATCAACCCCATTTCCCTTAAAATTCAACGAGTAAGCCTCCACAATATCATCACAGACGTTCCCATTCTCATCAGCCACGCCGTAGTATATAGTTCTTCCCTCAGATTTAGGAGGCGAACTCACATTAGATTCAGTCGACTGCACATTATAAACATAAGAAAGGTCGAAATTTGCTCTAGGTTAAGTAATTTCAAGAAGGAGTGTTAGAGATGCAAACCTCTCGTCTCGAAAAAGTGTCAGATTTGATAGAGACGGAAGAAGGCGAACTGGAATCGAAATCCAAAGAATCTAAATGAGAGGTGGGTTGCGGCTCCGACTTCTTTTGATGCGAAGATTTGACTTGAATCTCCACAACATCAACATGCCAGAGAACCCAATCCTGAGTAGCAGTCCTATGAGGAATATCATGAGTCACCGAATTTCTCCAAGGCGGAAGCCCCCCGTTAGCTCTCAAGAAGTTTGCATACCGGGTCTTGAGCTTAATATGAGTTCCATCCCTGATGGGCTCCCACTCGACGGAGGAATCAAGCCTCCTAGGCAAAGTCTGAAGGACCTTGCGACCGGTCATGCCGAGAAGAAAAGGATTGTTAGAGGCGGTAAGGTACTTACCATAGCAAGACTTAAGGCGGATTATGGTGTCGGATCCAGGGACCAACTCGACATACCATCTAGCGTTCTTGGAGGATCCGCTTCGGTCTTGAGAGACGGACTCCTCATCTTCCTCAGCGTGCAGGTACTTGTCGTGGTGACTACGGAGACGCACGGCCTTGGCGTTGTGGAAGAACTCCATAGCTGACCGGAAGTGGTTAGAAATGGACTGCGAAGGCAAAAGACAGGAGAAATTTAGAAAGATTATTGGGTAGAACAGTAGAAGATATGTTGATTAGCTTTTTCTTGATCACTTCCCTTCCCTTCTTCGAAATTTATTCGCATCTAGAATTAGGCGGTGGGCTGGGTACGGCTATTACTTacgtggcttttttttttttttaaatgtaagaACTAAAGTAATTGTCTTCCGTTTCCTATGAGTCATGATTTTAGTTCTAGTTTTCTGTTTTTCAAGTTTTCAGACAGTATTATTGATTTTAGATTTTGACCCTTGGATACGGATATGGGTGTGATGGATCCGTATGGATAGGTTGGATATTCCCATTACCAGGCAAGCTGCTGTGACTCTTTTGCTGttcatattattatattattgtcTTTTTCCTTGGATGACTTGAGTCACAAAAATAATTATCAACAGTGTAAAGGTTGGAATAATTGAAGTTTCTTGGCAGTTTGTCGCCAACAGAAAATTCAATTGCGTGTTCTTTGAATATTCTACATACGCCCCTTCATCATTCAATGAATAATTTTCATTATGTAATTAAAGGCCTTCCTTCTGCTACTCTTCTTATAGGATTCCTTGTTAtctcagaaagaggagggatatttaaaattctacatgaaaattttttatctatatttaatttattttaaatttaaaatataatatataataaaaattacatataaaataattattaagacCCGGACAATCTAAATTTATTTCTTTGTCAACTATTGACGGAGACCTATACATTAATTGGTGCCACTTGCCACCTTTGAAAGGACTAGAAAAACTTGACCAAATTACACTGccacttcctttctttttccttcacAGGTTAAGTTCTCAACCTTATATAGTGCGGAAGGGTTGGTAAGGCATCCTGTGTTGCAAGATTTGTTTTAAGTATAATTATTTGAGGATTTGAGAAGTGGAGAGGTGAACCCTTCTAGTTTGTCTAAACTACCATCccctcttttcttttcctttcttttcacaTCTCTTATCTTTAGTTTAACTGTACACTTCTTCTATGGCAATTGGCATCCATGAaacaaaaaagagaaaaaaaagcaAAGACTGCTATTCTAAAGGTCACATTATCGTACACGCAACTTTTTCTTTATTTGCTAGGGGCTACGATTGCTCTAACTACAACAGTTTCCTTTTTTTCATCTGGAGGATGGATTTTCCATGCTCATAATTTCACTTTTCTCCCCTAATTTTGGTCActgaaattcaataaaaaattattatcttctttctttttagcaagttaattaattataattagtttaacaaaataattgaatttatatcacatcataaatatgaattatatatatatatatatatatatatatatatatatatatatacacaaactTGACAGGGTCATTTTTGATACTATTTggagaaaaatatattattaatgcaTTCCCATCTATGGCATTATTTGCAAATTAAGAATTAGGATTCTGCTAATCTGGAATTTGGGTCACCATCTATCTAATAAATTATAACCACACCTTCTAGAAGAATTTATTAAACCATTAATTCTTTTTAGCCTTTTCTGTATATACCTAATATTTTCTGCTCAACCGAAAAAATAAATGAGACCAAAGCAACAAAACCTAACTTATCCAACCGAGAAATCCTAAGATTAACATAATTTTCCATGGTTAAAAACATTGCGTACCTTCTTTGGAGATAATCTTGGAGACATGGACTTGATGACAGTCAATCTTGGAGTCCTCCTCGATGACACAACTGAAATCGGTGAACCAGGTTCTGACCCCAAATACTCATCGGAAGCTGCTTCAAGAACATCCTCAGGAACCGAAGAAAAACTCGACATGGACGATAAATACTCTGCCAACGTCTCCGTTTCAACTGCTTCCACTGACTCTACATCCCACAGAATCCACCTCAGTGTTGAACCCGTGTGAGGCTCATCGTGAGTAACTGAGTTTCTCCACGGCGGTGTACCACCGTTTCCACGCAAGAATTTCCCACACCAGCTTTTTAGTTTCACCTGAAACCCGTCCCTTATAGGCTCCCACTCGAGATTCAAGTCAGTAATCTTTTCAGGCAGAGTTTGAATTACCCTTTTCCCTGTCATACCTAAAAGAAAGGGTAAATCAGAGGCAGTAAGGTATCTGCCATCGCAGGTTTTGAGACGGACAGCGTCTGTTCTCCCTTCCACGA harbors:
- the LOC110638929 gene encoding uncharacterized protein LOC110638929; this encodes MELFTKTMAVKLRSHLDKYMIADDDGETVRQSKNGSSRKARWLVELVEGRTDAVRLKTCDGRYLTASDLPFLLGMTGKRVIQTLPEKITDLNLEWEPIRDGFQVKLKSWCGKFLRGNGGTPPWRNSVTHDEPHTGSTLRWILWDVESVEAVETETLAEYLSSMSSFSSVPEDVLEAASDEYLGSEPGSPISVVSSRRTPRLTVIKSMSPRLSPKKSISNHFRSAMEFFHNAKAVRLRSHHDKYLHAEEDEESVSQDRSGSSKNARWYVELVPGSDTIIRLKSCYGKYLTASNNPFLLGMTGRKVLQTLPRRLDSSVEWEPIRDGTHIKLKTRYANFLRANGGLPPWRNSVTHDIPHRTATQDWVLWHVDVVEIQVKSSHQKKSEPQPTSHLDSLDFDSSSPSSVSIKSDTFSRRESTESNVSSPPKSEGRTIYYGVADENGNVCDDIVEAYSLNFKGNGVDELTQKLREETGFQDIIVCSRSPLNGKLYPLRLQLPPNNADMHVIVLHSSSKVARDFAKQGVKL